The sequence GGATGAGCACGCGTCAGCTCCGGGGCGCCCGCCGGGCCCGCGCCGTCCACCGGCCGTCCGTGCGGGTGATGTGCACCGGGTGCCCGAAGCACGCGCTGACCCGGTCCGTGGTCAGTACCTCGTCCGCCGTGCCCGAGGCCAGGCACCGCCCGCCCCGCAGCAGCATCGCGTGCGTGGTCGACGCGGGCAGCTCCTCCAGATGATGGGTGACCAGCACGGTCGCCAGCTCCGGGTGCTCCTCGCGCAGCGCGTCCAGGCTGTCCAGCAGCTGTTCCCGGGCGGCCAGATCGAGCCCGGTCGCCGGCTCGTCGAGGAGCAGCAGCCGGGGCTGCGGCATCAGGGCGCGGGCGATCAGCGTCCGGCCGCGCTCGCCCTGCGAGAGCGCCGGCCAGCGCGAGCCCGTCTTGCCGCCCATCCCCAGCATCGTCAGCAGCCGCTCGGCCCGCTCACGCTGCCCCGTCCCCGGTGACCAGCGCGGCACCGGCTCGACCGAGTTCGTCAGGCCCGTCAGCACCACCTCGCTCACCGTCAGCGGGGAGCGCAGCGGATGACGCGGATTGACATGGCCGAGCAGTGTCCGCAGCTCCCGCAGATCCACCCGCCCCAGCGTGCGGCCCAGCACCTCGACGGAACCCCGGGTCGGGTGTGTGACCGCACCGAGCAGCCCGAGCAGGGTGCTCTTGCCCGCCCCGTTGGCCCCGAGCAGCGCCCAGTGCTCCCCGCCCCGCACCGTGAGCGAGACCGCGTCGAGCAGGACGTTCCCGTCGCGTACGAGAGAGACCTCGTCGGCCCGGATGACCGGGACCGGGGCCGTGACGGCGGCAGGGGACAGGGATGCGGTGGTGGTCACGTGCGGCTGCTCCTTCGTACGGGCGCGAGCGCTCGTCCGCGCACCGGAAAGCCTATCCGTGTCCCGTACACCCTCCTCGTCCGGCAGCTGTCGCCTTTCTTCAATACCGGCCGGGCGCGCGTGCCTAGGTTGGGGTGCATGAAGACCGAGCACGCCCATATGACCGAATGCGCCGCCGAGGCCGCCCGCGTGGCCCGGGGCGTCAGCGCCCGACAGCTGGAGGCGACCGCCACCCCCTGCGCGGACTGGGACGTCCGCACGCTCGTCAACCACTGGGTGCTCTACACCTCGCACGGCATGGAGCACCGCGCCCTGCGCACGGAACTGCCCGAGGAGCTGATCGCCCGCGACTTCACCGCGGACGCCGGCTGGGCCGGGCGGTACGCCGCCCAGCTGGACCGGGCCGTGGCCGCCTGGTCCGACCCGGCCGTCTGGGAGGGCACCATCGGGGAGGGCGAGTCCGCGTCCCCGGCCGCCGACACCGCCGCCATGCTCATCGAGGAGATCGCGCTGCACGG is a genomic window of Streptomyces sp. NBC_00708 containing:
- a CDS encoding ATP-binding cassette domain-containing protein encodes the protein MTTTASLSPAAVTAPVPVIRADEVSLVRDGNVLLDAVSLTVRGGEHWALLGANGAGKSTLLGLLGAVTHPTRGSVEVLGRTLGRVDLRELRTLLGHVNPRHPLRSPLTVSEVVLTGLTNSVEPVPRWSPGTGQRERAERLLTMLGMGGKTGSRWPALSQGERGRTLIARALMPQPRLLLLDEPATGLDLAAREQLLDSLDALREEHPELATVLVTHHLEELPASTTHAMLLRGGRCLASGTADEVLTTDRVSACFGHPVHITRTDGRWTARARRAPRS
- a CDS encoding TIGR03086 family metal-binding protein, whose product is MKTEHAHMTECAAEAARVARGVSARQLEATATPCADWDVRTLVNHWVLYTSHGMEHRALRTELPEELIARDFTADAGWAGRYAAQLDRAVAAWSDPAVWEGTIGEGESASPAADTAAMLIEEIALHGWDVARATGQEFRLSAEAAAYILATVEKTAALYRQYEGFTDEVDAPGATGFTRALALSGRDPQWTAS